The following proteins are co-located in the Sandaracinaceae bacterium genome:
- a CDS encoding carotenoid oxygenase family protein: MHDTNPYLSGSFAPIDDERRVEHEALEIIGELPRDLCGSYLRNGPNPRFTPRGLHHWFDGDGMVHALRFEDGRATYENRYVRTTWFEREGTAGECLFTGLMEPVQHNPRGAPYKDTSNTDILAFRGKAQTSWYMGGAAYELDPVSLRTEGPMRYGAERPVKLSAHPKVDPRTGELHFFDYGPVAPYMRYGVVSAAGELTHLSDIALDGPRFPHDMALSEKHVVVMDPPLRVSERAKRAGRWGLELPADTPMRFGVLPHHGRGEDIHWFEAEPCYVYHTINAWEEGDTLVLVGCRVRNPLPPIDPANGIYAVMMANLTMNAELYEWRFDLRTGAVRERTLDDRNTEFPSMNVEQLGRPTRYSYNMRIAPTPTLRFDGVVKYDTTTGETSEHMFGPGRYGSEAPFAPADPSRAQLAAHEDDGYLTSFVHDEGTGRSEVVVLRAQDLAAGPVARVLLPRRVPLGFHACWVPTDRR, from the coding sequence ATGCACGACACCAACCCGTACCTGAGCGGCAGCTTCGCCCCCATCGACGACGAGCGGCGCGTCGAGCACGAGGCGCTCGAGATCATCGGCGAGCTCCCGCGCGACCTGTGCGGGAGCTACCTGCGCAACGGGCCCAACCCGCGCTTCACGCCCCGTGGGCTGCACCACTGGTTCGACGGCGACGGCATGGTGCACGCGCTGCGCTTCGAGGACGGCCGGGCCACATACGAGAACCGCTACGTGCGGACCACCTGGTTCGAGCGTGAAGGGACGGCGGGCGAGTGCCTCTTCACCGGGCTGATGGAGCCCGTGCAGCACAACCCCCGGGGCGCCCCCTACAAAGACACGTCCAACACGGACATCCTCGCGTTCCGCGGCAAGGCGCAGACCTCGTGGTACATGGGCGGCGCCGCCTACGAGTTGGACCCGGTGTCGCTGCGCACGGAGGGCCCCATGCGCTACGGCGCGGAGCGCCCCGTCAAGCTCTCGGCGCACCCCAAGGTGGACCCGCGCACGGGCGAGCTGCACTTCTTCGACTACGGGCCGGTGGCCCCCTACATGCGCTACGGGGTGGTCAGCGCGGCGGGCGAGCTCACGCACCTGAGCGACATCGCGCTCGACGGTCCGCGCTTCCCCCACGACATGGCCCTCTCGGAGAAGCACGTGGTGGTGATGGACCCGCCCCTGCGCGTCAGCGAGAGGGCCAAGCGCGCGGGGCGCTGGGGGCTCGAGCTGCCGGCGGACACCCCCATGCGCTTCGGCGTGCTCCCGCACCACGGCCGCGGCGAGGACATCCACTGGTTCGAGGCGGAGCCCTGCTACGTCTACCACACCATCAACGCGTGGGAGGAAGGTGACACGCTCGTGTTGGTGGGCTGCCGCGTGCGCAACCCGCTGCCCCCCATCGACCCGGCCAACGGCATCTACGCGGTCATGATGGCCAACCTCACGATGAACGCCGAGCTCTACGAGTGGCGCTTCGACCTGCGCACGGGCGCGGTCCGGGAGCGCACGCTGGACGACCGCAACACGGAGTTCCCGTCGATGAACGTGGAGCAGCTCGGGCGGCCCACGCGCTACAGCTACAACATGCGCATCGCGCCCACGCCGACGCTGCGCTTCGACGGCGTGGTCAAGTACGACACCACGACGGGCGAGACCAGCGAGCACATGTTCGGCCCCGGCCGCTACGGCAGCGAGGCGCCCTTCGCGCCGGCGGACCCCAGCCGCGCGCAGCTCGCAGCGCACGAGGACGACGGATACCTCACGAGCTTCGTGCACGACGAGGGCACGGGTCGCAGCGAGGTGGTGGTGCTGCGCGCGCAGGACCTGGCCGCTGGGCCAGTGGCCCGGGTGTTGCTGCCACGGCGCGTGCCCCTCGGTTTCCACGCCTGCTGGGTCCCGACGGATCGCCGATGA
- a CDS encoding DNA mismatch repair protein MutS, giving the protein MTSTSPPLAPGSLPPPDTAHESAALATGDAVTPDTPALARTLHREREFRDKAAALGKLSERLSLLRLVNFVTAVVGVASAFNGGGSTGVSLALIGTVGFMLLVIAHARLLTRQRAAELRGDLHRDHILRMTGRAAELPAPHGGLLPGGHPYAVDVDLVGPASLLQRLDCARTLRGTKTLAKWLAEPASASEVQARQGAVRELAGLHDFRQELEAAGRIAAGDDRLDAGPFLTFTKRTPGVLGTPLMAVALLSPLALLGVYVATEFGLLPDGVFWGAVALQSTLALGLAGRSHAAFELIAARRGYIEAFSAALVCVEEARFTDLRLLQLHADVHAGDAPPSAYMRRLDRWAGLAEFRHQFPVHFFVNLLTLWDLNVLLQLERWNRSVGAELERVFAALGELEALASLAAFGDAEPGSTYPHIVPATEGFRARGLAHPLIPTHARVPNDVTLGGPGHAVIITGSNMAGKSTLLRAVGLNTALALAGGPVLADELRLPEVRLRASMRVDDSLQRGASYFHAELAKLRSVVDRADAQPPLLFLLDELLRGTNARARHLGARAVLTHLLDRGAMGLAATHDIALSELERERPGKVTNVHFTDVMRDDEMIFDYLLREGVVTSSNALRLLGMAGIAVPDDDRVDAL; this is encoded by the coding sequence GTGACGTCGACCTCACCGCCCCTCGCGCCCGGCAGCCTGCCCCCACCCGACACCGCGCACGAGAGCGCGGCGCTCGCTACCGGAGACGCGGTCACGCCGGACACGCCCGCGTTGGCCCGCACGCTCCACAGGGAGCGTGAGTTCCGAGACAAGGCCGCCGCGCTGGGCAAGCTGAGCGAGCGCCTCAGCCTGCTGCGCTTGGTGAACTTCGTCACGGCCGTGGTGGGCGTCGCGAGCGCGTTCAACGGGGGTGGGTCGACGGGTGTTTCCCTCGCGCTGATCGGGACCGTCGGGTTCATGCTGTTGGTGATCGCGCACGCGCGCCTCCTGACGAGACAGCGAGCGGCCGAGCTGCGCGGGGACCTGCACCGAGATCACATTCTGCGGATGACGGGCCGCGCCGCCGAGCTTCCCGCGCCGCACGGCGGCCTCTTGCCGGGTGGCCACCCCTACGCGGTGGACGTCGACCTGGTGGGCCCCGCCAGCCTGCTGCAGCGCCTGGACTGCGCGCGCACGCTGCGCGGCACCAAGACGCTCGCCAAGTGGCTGGCCGAACCCGCCTCGGCGAGCGAGGTACAGGCGCGCCAGGGGGCCGTCCGTGAGCTCGCCGGCCTGCACGATTTCCGGCAAGAACTCGAGGCGGCCGGGAGGATCGCGGCGGGTGACGACCGGCTCGACGCCGGCCCGTTCCTGACCTTCACGAAGCGCACGCCAGGCGTGCTCGGGACGCCGCTGATGGCCGTCGCCCTGCTCTCGCCCCTCGCATTGCTGGGGGTGTACGTCGCCACGGAGTTCGGATTGCTCCCGGACGGTGTGTTCTGGGGTGCGGTCGCGCTGCAGTCCACGCTCGCGCTCGGACTGGCTGGGCGCTCGCACGCCGCGTTCGAGCTGATCGCCGCGCGCCGCGGCTACATCGAGGCATTCTCCGCGGCGCTGGTGTGCGTCGAGGAGGCGCGCTTCACGGACCTGCGCCTGCTGCAGCTGCACGCAGACGTCCACGCCGGCGACGCGCCCCCGTCGGCTTACATGCGAAGGCTCGACCGCTGGGCTGGGCTGGCCGAGTTCCGACACCAGTTCCCCGTACACTTCTTCGTCAACCTGCTGACCCTCTGGGACCTGAACGTCCTGCTCCAGCTGGAGCGCTGGAACCGGAGCGTGGGCGCCGAGCTGGAGCGGGTCTTCGCGGCGTTGGGCGAGCTCGAGGCGCTCGCGTCCTTGGCCGCGTTCGGCGACGCCGAGCCTGGGTCGACGTATCCCCACATCGTGCCCGCCACCGAAGGCTTCCGGGCGCGTGGACTCGCGCACCCGCTGATCCCGACACACGCGCGCGTGCCCAACGACGTGACGCTGGGAGGCCCTGGGCACGCGGTCATCATCACAGGGTCGAACATGGCGGGAAAGAGCACGCTGCTGCGCGCCGTCGGGCTGAACACGGCGCTCGCGCTCGCGGGGGGGCCCGTGCTGGCCGACGAGCTGCGACTGCCCGAGGTGCGACTACGGGCCAGCATGCGCGTGGACGACTCGCTGCAGCGCGGGGCCAGCTACTTCCACGCAGAGCTCGCGAAGCTGCGGTCCGTCGTCGACCGGGCGGACGCCCAGCCGCCGCTGCTGTTCCTCCTGGACGAGCTGCTGCGGGGGACCAACGCGCGGGCGCGGCACCTGGGTGCGCGGGCGGTGTTGACGCACCTGCTGGACCGAGGCGCGATGGGCCTCGCGGCGACACACGACATCGCGCTGTCCGAGTTGGAGCGGGAACGCCCGGGCAAGGTCACGAACGTGCACTTCACCGACGTGATGCGCGACGACGAGATGATCTTCGACTACCTCTTGCGCGAGGGGGTCGTGACCAGCAGCAACGCGCTCCGGTTGCTGGGCATGGCAGGGATCGCGGTGCCCGACGACGATCGGGTGGACGCGCTGTGA
- a CDS encoding protein kinase, whose product MRTRDYLEGLTQLHRLSDPEERRGVWRQSLATLGATIVNLQHPAPLEGLDPDDLLRSVEQASADRLLEDLDWLPGPFAAASLYEFAAALPPGSAKRDLGRLVFRRLHSGNAATFVALATRLALGRARVLSGPGVRARVALALDLPIGTGARADSLAYALISSTELRDEWLLRPAMGSLPSRRLAARLIERAAREAAQRAADGDPSGVLVFRTPEVSRAWQRLLDDRESLVWRHVASARGLLSGALPEFEEQIHQHLAPNLSVTEWRRAAVSLAASITVQPESALSACHRLLASDLVEKDKGLPSALMLGLPRAAEREPEAVEELLELLVREGSLSVAEVLLDLRRERLGEDFAAWAAQRARVQLREALAADDRIDEGKAALMIAVANELGERQADAAGSLPQMVADALSAFAEESPVVAARMAQDILTATEERISKLEDCDLGERIGRQTAFLALRELDAALLSTDGLVNLLVLQRRSEAEEEADTRRTLGDIFQRLTNWLVIHEGEPMAAGDDSTQFTLRIRRLQSFLHLVDADGQQVEPREHLLRARRVLTTRVLLTRLQQDHGRGLRRALCAASARAMDALVREEVAEISDVVLFAGDFGANTDDIRSISEASMMPEVERALDAYEVLERATESLDRVDRVLLAVDAMSKLATDLPVACSPRVEALRGALSRLARGLGGALRCDSLSELAERSTDTPLGDLEDYVVDLAQLVAGARRRLSMLDVEEPYSVATLRLMDVRVQRVIRSGPEPLDEEAEAFVEAAQHDFPHAIARVLGAAVRYIARLPDDAPRSSRPSLLTVSKKVVKMPAWMPPSRTLGGFYVTDTIGNGAGGSVFAAKRSGERHTAQAELFALKVPDYSGAAARTLSEAEFLRLFREEAGALLALPDHANIARFVTFDAGARPKPILVMELVEGPNIERLLETNDLSMARSLSLLEGVAAGLEAMHAIGVGHLDVKPSNIIVRQGALGEESPVLVDFGLAGRHMRPGCGTAEYGAPEVWGALPSDAAPPVDVYAFCCMAFELITNLCLFSADTEIGMIGAHVEHDGVPEGIQQLTRFDETKRFARLLQAGLRRQPSQRASMAQIRAGLAEVRDELGGLPWPLVLAG is encoded by the coding sequence ATGCGGACGCGCGACTACCTCGAAGGCCTGACGCAGCTCCATCGCCTTTCGGATCCCGAGGAGCGGCGTGGCGTCTGGCGTCAGAGCCTCGCCACGCTGGGCGCGACCATCGTCAACCTGCAGCACCCGGCTCCGCTGGAGGGGCTCGACCCAGACGACCTGCTGCGCAGCGTGGAGCAGGCCAGCGCCGACCGACTGCTCGAGGATCTCGACTGGCTGCCTGGCCCGTTCGCCGCCGCTTCCCTCTACGAGTTTGCCGCCGCCCTACCCCCAGGGAGCGCCAAGCGCGACCTCGGGCGGCTGGTCTTCCGTCGGCTGCACTCCGGCAACGCGGCCACCTTCGTGGCGCTCGCGACGCGCCTGGCCCTGGGACGCGCCCGCGTCTTGAGCGGCCCTGGCGTGCGGGCCCGCGTGGCCCTCGCGCTAGACCTGCCGATCGGCACGGGCGCGCGCGCCGACAGTCTGGCCTACGCGCTCATCTCCAGCACCGAGCTGCGTGACGAGTGGCTCCTGCGCCCCGCGATGGGGTCGCTTCCGTCGCGACGCCTGGCCGCCCGCCTGATCGAGCGCGCGGCGCGCGAGGCGGCTCAGCGGGCCGCCGACGGCGACCCGTCGGGTGTGCTGGTGTTCCGCACCCCCGAGGTGAGCCGGGCTTGGCAGCGCCTGCTGGACGACCGCGAGTCGCTCGTGTGGCGGCACGTAGCATCGGCTCGGGGGTTGCTCTCGGGTGCGCTCCCGGAATTCGAGGAGCAGATCCACCAGCACCTCGCGCCGAACCTGAGCGTGACCGAGTGGCGTCGCGCGGCCGTGTCGCTCGCCGCGAGCATCACCGTGCAGCCAGAGTCGGCCCTGTCGGCGTGCCACCGTCTGCTGGCCAGCGACCTCGTGGAAAAGGACAAGGGCTTGCCCTCCGCGTTGATGCTCGGGCTCCCACGCGCGGCCGAGCGCGAGCCCGAAGCCGTGGAGGAGCTCCTCGAGCTGCTGGTCCGTGAAGGCTCGCTCTCCGTCGCAGAGGTGCTGTTGGACCTCCGGCGCGAGCGGCTCGGTGAGGACTTCGCCGCCTGGGCAGCTCAGCGCGCGCGCGTGCAGCTGCGTGAGGCGCTGGCCGCCGACGACCGCATCGACGAGGGCAAGGCCGCGTTGATGATCGCGGTCGCGAACGAGCTCGGAGAGCGACAGGCGGACGCAGCGGGATCGCTCCCGCAGATGGTCGCCGACGCGCTCAGCGCGTTCGCGGAAGAGAGCCCCGTGGTGGCGGCGCGGATGGCGCAGGACATCCTGACGGCCACGGAGGAGCGCATCAGCAAGCTCGAGGACTGCGACCTCGGTGAGCGCATCGGCAGGCAGACCGCGTTCTTGGCGCTGCGCGAGCTGGATGCTGCGCTGCTGAGCACGGACGGGCTCGTGAACTTGCTCGTGCTGCAGCGCCGCTCCGAGGCCGAGGAAGAGGCCGACACCCGCCGCACGCTCGGCGACATCTTCCAGCGGCTCACCAACTGGCTCGTCATCCACGAAGGTGAGCCCATGGCCGCGGGAGACGACAGCACGCAGTTCACGCTGCGCATCCGGCGCCTGCAGTCTTTCCTTCACCTGGTCGACGCAGACGGTCAGCAGGTCGAGCCACGTGAGCATCTCCTGCGCGCCAGGCGCGTGCTCACGACACGCGTGCTGCTCACGCGCCTCCAACAAGACCACGGCAGGGGGCTGCGCCGCGCGCTGTGCGCTGCGTCTGCGCGCGCGATGGATGCCCTCGTCCGCGAGGAGGTCGCCGAGATCTCGGACGTCGTCCTCTTCGCCGGGGACTTCGGCGCGAACACCGATGACATCCGCTCGATCTCCGAGGCCTCCATGATGCCGGAGGTGGAACGCGCCCTCGACGCGTACGAGGTGCTCGAGCGCGCGACGGAGAGCCTCGACCGCGTCGATCGTGTACTGCTCGCCGTGGACGCGATGAGCAAGCTCGCGACCGACCTTCCCGTCGCCTGCTCCCCACGGGTCGAGGCGCTGCGAGGGGCGCTCAGCCGCCTGGCGCGCGGACTGGGAGGGGCGCTGCGTTGCGACTCGCTGAGCGAGCTGGCAGAGCGCTCCACCGACACGCCGCTTGGGGACCTCGAGGACTATGTCGTCGACCTGGCGCAGCTGGTCGCGGGCGCGCGGCGGCGCCTCTCCATGCTGGACGTGGAGGAGCCCTACTCGGTGGCCACGCTACGCCTCATGGACGTGCGGGTGCAGCGCGTCATCCGCTCCGGGCCCGAACCTCTCGACGAGGAGGCCGAGGCGTTCGTCGAGGCCGCCCAGCACGACTTTCCGCACGCCATCGCGCGCGTGCTGGGTGCGGCGGTCCGCTACATCGCGCGGCTCCCCGACGACGCTCCGCGCTCGTCTCGGCCGAGCCTGCTCACGGTGTCCAAGAAGGTGGTGAAGATGCCCGCCTGGATGCCGCCGAGCCGCACGCTCGGGGGATTCTACGTCACGGACACGATCGGCAACGGCGCTGGCGGCTCGGTGTTCGCGGCCAAGCGGTCGGGTGAGCGCCACACCGCGCAGGCGGAGCTCTTCGCGCTGAAGGTGCCCGACTACTCGGGCGCCGCCGCGCGCACGCTCTCGGAAGCCGAGTTCTTGCGGCTCTTTCGCGAAGAGGCCGGCGCTCTCTTGGCGCTGCCCGACCACGCCAACATCGCGCGCTTCGTGACCTTCGACGCGGGCGCGCGGCCGAAGCCGATCCTCGTCATGGAGCTGGTGGAGGGGCCGAACATCGAGCGCTTGCTCGAGACCAACGACCTCAGCATGGCGCGCTCGTTGAGCCTGCTCGAGGGCGTCGCGGCCGGGCTCGAGGCCATGCACGCGATCGGCGTGGGGCACCTCGACGTGAAGCCCTCCAACATCATCGTGCGGCAGGGCGCGCTGGGGGAGGAGTCCCCGGTGCTGGTGGACTTCGGTCTCGCGGGGCGTCACATGCGGCCCGGGTGTGGCACGGCCGAGTACGGCGCTCCAGAGGTGTGGGGTGCGCTGCCGTCGGACGCTGCCCCGCCCGTGGACGTCTACGCGTTCTGTTGCATGGCGTTCGAGTTGATCACGAACCTGTGCCTCTTCAGCGCCGACACCGAGATCGGCATGATCGGCGCGCACGTCGAGCACGACGGCGTGCCCGAGGGCATCCAGCAGCTCACCCGCTTCGACGAGACCAAGCGCTTCGCGCGCCTGCTCCAGGCGGGCCTTCGTCGGCAGCCGTCTCAGCGCGCGAGCATGGCTCAGATTCGCGCGGGGCTCGCCGAGGTCCGTGACGAGCTGGGCGGGCTGCCCTGGCCGCTGGTGCTGGCGGGCTGA
- a CDS encoding thioredoxin domain-containing protein — protein MAGRAPHNARTSHARGLGVAAGGLFSRPRYAAVYGLLGLALLAATPVTSGCHSGGAAGPEPDARGGPTSSGDESSAEASRGTTDSAGPPAGRDEASAEAPQRFDPGDIPFRGNPEGRVVVQVFSDFECPYCSRARDHATRLLADFASVRFEYRHFPLSMHPSAHIAAQAAVEAYAQGGNETFWCYHDAVFDHQDELSRERLLGLAGRCGVDRYTLERALDDRRHVARVERDRSEAQQLGVQGTPSFTVNGALVDGGDYPDLEEAVDNAR, from the coding sequence ATGGCCGGTCGCGCTCCACACAACGCTCGCACGTCTCACGCGCGTGGGCTCGGCGTGGCCGCCGGCGGGCTCTTCTCTCGACCGCGCTACGCCGCGGTCTACGGCCTGTTGGGGCTCGCCCTGCTCGCGGCGACGCCCGTCACGTCTGGGTGCCACTCAGGTGGAGCGGCAGGGCCGGAGCCTGACGCCCGGGGTGGCCCGACGTCGTCGGGGGACGAGTCGTCCGCGGAGGCTTCCCGCGGGACGACGGACTCCGCCGGTCCGCCTGCGGGTCGGGACGAAGCGAGCGCGGAGGCCCCGCAGCGCTTCGACCCGGGCGACATACCCTTCCGCGGCAACCCTGAAGGTCGGGTGGTGGTCCAGGTCTTCTCGGACTTCGAGTGCCCATACTGCAGCCGCGCTCGCGACCACGCCACGCGCCTGCTCGCCGACTTTGCCAGCGTGCGTTTCGAGTATCGTCACTTCCCGCTGTCCATGCACCCCTCCGCCCACATCGCGGCGCAGGCCGCCGTGGAGGCGTACGCACAAGGCGGCAACGAGACCTTCTGGTGCTACCACGATGCGGTGTTCGACCACCAAGACGAGCTCTCGCGCGAGCGACTGCTCGGGTTGGCCGGGCGCTGCGGGGTCGATCGCTACACTCTCGAACGGGCACTCGACGACCGCCGTCATGTCGCGCGGGTCGAGCGTGACCGCTCCGAGGCTCAGCAGCTGGGGGTACAGGGCACTCCGTCGTTCACCGTGAACGGTGCCCTCGTGGACGGCGGGGACTATCCAGATCTCGAAGAGGCCGTGGACAACGCGCGCTGA
- a CDS encoding CarD family transcriptional regulator, with the protein MSFNIGDKAVHPAHGVGEITRIEERDVGGTRSQFYILKIVESGMTVMVPTDRAKVVGLRGIMSKKDAKDVLAELESTTVAVKSQPWNRRYREYMEMLNSGSPLEVAKVLRDLSRLRTDKELSFGERRLLEQARGLLVTELALAKRCKEARIEQDIDALLPPA; encoded by the coding sequence ATGAGCTTCAACATCGGCGACAAGGCCGTGCACCCAGCGCACGGCGTCGGAGAGATCACCCGCATCGAAGAGCGTGATGTGGGGGGCACGCGTAGCCAGTTCTACATCCTGAAGATCGTCGAGTCGGGCATGACCGTCATGGTCCCGACCGACCGCGCGAAGGTGGTGGGGCTGCGCGGCATCATGTCCAAGAAGGACGCCAAGGACGTCCTCGCCGAGCTGGAGTCCACCACGGTGGCCGTGAAGTCGCAGCCGTGGAACCGCCGCTACCGCGAGTACATGGAGATGCTCAACAGCGGGTCTCCGCTCGAGGTGGCCAAGGTCTTGCGCGACCTGTCCCGGCTGCGCACGGACAAGGAGCTCAGCTTCGGCGAGCGCCGCCTGCTGGAGCAGGCCCGCGGCTTGCTGGTCACGGAGCTGGCGCTGGCGAAGCGCTGCAAGGAAGCCCGCATCGAGCAGGACATCGACGCGCTGCTTCCGCCGGCGTGA